From a single Campylobacter concisus genomic region:
- the murD gene encoding UDP-N-acetylmuramoyl-L-alanine--D-glutamate ligase: MRKSLFGYGGTIKAIAKNFTKDGLWNIYDDKFSEISKDEFGNALLPVSEFDPAKSSLEIPSPGIPPHHELIKKAKNLVSEYDYFYEIYKENLPFNIWISGTNGKTTTTKMTQHLLESKGSVMGGNVGIALANLDPNAKIWILETSSFTLHYTNHATPGIYVLLPITPDHLSWHGNMSEYEKAKLKPLASMSESSVAIVPEIYANTPTKAKVIAYKDESYLANFCGISVDSINFKTPFLLDALLALAVEKILFDRCDAELLNTFVIEANKLEEFSDKNGRTWVNDTKATNIDASIQAVKRYKDHFIHLILGGDDKGVDMTPLFEGLKSLRVKIYAIGSNSDKLMKLATKFGIPALKCDFLQNAVNEIDKELKTSEIALLSPAAASLDQFKSYAERGDKFKEFIKSL, translated from the coding sequence ATGAGAAAATCGCTATTTGGCTACGGTGGCACGATAAAGGCTATCGCTAAAAATTTCACAAAAGACGGTCTTTGGAATATCTATGATGATAAATTTAGTGAAATCTCAAAAGATGAGTTTGGCAATGCTCTTTTGCCAGTTAGCGAATTTGACCCAGCAAAAAGCAGCCTAGAGATACCAAGCCCAGGTATCCCGCCTCATCACGAGCTTATTAAAAAAGCTAAGAATTTAGTTAGCGAGTATGACTATTTTTATGAAATTTATAAAGAAAATCTGCCATTTAACATCTGGATAAGCGGCACAAACGGCAAGACTACGACTACAAAGATGACGCAGCACCTACTAGAGAGCAAGGGCTCAGTCATGGGCGGAAACGTCGGCATCGCACTAGCAAATTTAGACCCAAACGCTAAAATTTGGATACTTGAGACTAGCTCATTTACCCTTCACTACACAAATCACGCTACACCGGGCATCTATGTGCTTTTGCCGATCACTCCAGACCATCTAAGCTGGCATGGCAATATGAGCGAATACGAAAAGGCTAAGCTAAAGCCACTTGCTAGCATGAGCGAAAGTAGCGTGGCGATCGTGCCTGAAATTTACGCCAATACGCCAACCAAGGCAAAAGTGATCGCTTACAAAGATGAGAGCTATTTGGCTAATTTTTGCGGTATAAGCGTAGATAGTATAAATTTTAAAACGCCATTTTTACTTGACGCGTTGCTAGCACTTGCGGTGGAGAAAATTTTATTTGACCGCTGCGACGCGGAGCTTTTAAATACCTTCGTCATCGAGGCAAATAAGCTTGAAGAATTTAGCGATAAAAATGGCAGAACCTGGGTCAATGACACAAAAGCGACCAATATCGACGCGAGTATACAGGCCGTTAAACGCTACAAAGATCATTTCATACATCTAATACTTGGTGGCGATGATAAGGGTGTTGATATGACGCCACTTTTTGAAGGCTTAAAGAGTTTAAGAGTAAAAATTTACGCCATTGGCTCAAATAGTGACAAACTCATGAAATTAGCGACTAAATTTGGCATACCGGCTTTAAAATGCGACTTTTTGCAAAATGCTGTAAATGAGATAGATAAAGAGCTAAAGACCAGCGAGATAGCACTTCTTAGCCCGGCAGCTGCGAGCCTTGATCAGTTTAAGAGCTATGCCGAGCGAGGCGATAAATTTAAAGAGTTTATAAAGTCGCTTTAA
- a CDS encoding M23 family metallopeptidase, with amino-acid sequence MPLTPRNDVNFKRNLIDIIKFSYDNDISRPFISNNKLLIGYGFSLKDDIELICAQIYKNNKDKVIKDVKQTIANTMSKTTIEKIDTDELLKKINDAAKGAYAKSGGADTLPEFEFSSEDQLNAVLEQKLMPLIQEINQKLNNSPLKNLQAVSLTSDTQNSQISREHVALLALLYISKKSNIDPSLASYIKSKNRFKAWFWLAYESFGDEANNKTSLLREKISNQFGLYESDEQNVNFAECIDVFSHLNISKAKYKSKNQNNKEIIQNVTHLEFMKLQENGSNLNASDASKCEALFQPFVTKINSLLSTQSTKTFSLENIYCVNLISSNASNTSRINKLLRQREEEFYKQENILLLCPRKMTTPIRVFQPKKSEFTVVLASQTPFDCSELNPKELNSSRPNYGKVNLCELILTDFKFDSYEDSKNEEIKFKNANSKDTVILYQENKNEEDKINGATFTSIKQNSDDIEYKLEDGVISMKYFEDQTSNNKHLNFSLLNFAKENNFTLRDDKDSAMFDIKLRLAHGNNAVPTSASSSGLTLTINNLIIENEDGKASEDIDKIYLHHCFDKSIYESISLVKNEDSDIKNSYTATFNIPIDKENKGDTKFILYSSDLSKVYSTKDIHAHSDTAVISLGYQDKSSSNFCYSNKVSLRDITDHITNVISDSEYPFKTNEPISLKAIYKQEKGSKRYKEILWGYKVIKSKEYDELSKSNPKDVVVLKDQKGKEITFKISDVIQKNDLDKLKQGGHTIVFFAYLEGDKDKFKFYTRYGKNHIRLDIKIPLYIGFSNDKLVIYEFEHAIKEKAFDAKLNLSDNKDDALIKNDNYLYISKNISSNEINIYEDDKLSKELKSDKNTNKSYQIYAKEESSNNQSNADKDNKLGINLLSKENMDKFINSFNESKSLTRVNKGMWEDGDKEVLVKVEMGNEIVFPLKIKPLNNRGMEYDWTLMLGDKGESQAIFGRNRNNGKRQHAARDLYTDMPFKKNVDIKTFKSDVEIVSIADGEVIKTGNFYCKTDHITIQYDTVEFGSFIIRYGEVDPSRVKVKAGDMVRKGQVIGYSGLMIDNGDHPNIVDKKIVTMLHFEYFTNGANKDDPLTVTNDSNNKFKRRKDLADPLEILKEGYKNTFGEIL; translated from the coding sequence ATGCCTCTAACGCCCAGAAATGATGTAAATTTTAAAAGAAATTTAATAGATATTATAAAATTTTCATATGACAATGACATAAGCAGACCATTTATATCTAACAACAAACTACTTATTGGATATGGCTTTAGCCTAAAAGATGATATAGAACTTATTTGTGCCCAAATTTATAAAAACAACAAAGACAAAGTCATAAAAGATGTCAAGCAAACTATTGCTAACACCATGAGTAAGACTACCATAGAAAAGATAGATACAGATGAACTTTTAAAAAAGATAAATGATGCCGCAAAAGGGGCTTATGCAAAGTCTGGAGGTGCCGATACTTTACCTGAGTTTGAATTTAGCTCGGAAGATCAGCTAAATGCCGTCTTGGAACAAAAGCTTATGCCACTAATCCAAGAGATAAATCAAAAATTAAACAACTCTCCACTTAAAAATTTACAAGCCGTTTCACTTACTTCAGATACACAAAACAGTCAAATTTCAAGAGAGCATGTCGCGCTTTTAGCACTTCTTTATATCAGCAAAAAAAGTAATATTGATCCATCCCTAGCAAGCTACATCAAAAGCAAAAATCGTTTTAAAGCCTGGTTTTGGCTAGCATATGAAAGCTTTGGTGATGAAGCAAATAATAAAACATCTCTTTTACGAGAAAAAATTTCAAATCAGTTTGGACTTTATGAAAGTGATGAACAAAATGTTAATTTTGCCGAGTGTATAGATGTTTTTAGCCATTTAAATATATCCAAAGCAAAATATAAATCAAAAAATCAAAACAATAAAGAGATCATCCAAAACGTCACTCATTTAGAATTTATGAAACTTCAAGAAAATGGATCAAATTTAAATGCATCAGATGCATCAAAATGTGAGGCTTTATTTCAGCCATTTGTTACAAAGATAAATTCTTTATTAAGCACTCAAAGTACAAAGACCTTTAGCCTTGAAAACATATACTGCGTAAATTTAATCAGCTCAAATGCTTCAAACACTTCAAGAATAAATAAGCTCTTAAGACAAAGAGAGGAGGAATTTTACAAACAAGAAAATATACTCTTACTATGTCCAAGGAAGATGACAACTCCTATTAGAGTCTTTCAACCTAAAAAGAGCGAATTTACCGTCGTGCTAGCTAGTCAGACTCCATTTGATTGTAGTGAGCTAAACCCAAAAGAGCTAAATTCTAGTAGGCCAAACTATGGCAAGGTAAATTTATGCGAGCTAATACTTACTGACTTTAAATTTGACTCTTACGAAGATAGTAAAAATGAAGAGATAAAATTTAAAAATGCAAATAGCAAAGATACAGTAATACTCTATCAAGAAAACAAAAATGAAGAAGATAAGATAAATGGTGCTACCTTTACTAGTATAAAGCAAAATAGCGATGATATAGAGTATAAACTAGAAGATGGCGTTATAAGTATGAAGTACTTTGAAGACCAAACGTCTAACAACAAACACCTAAATTTTTCTTTATTAAATTTCGCTAAAGAGAATAACTTTACCCTAAGAGATGATAAAGACTCAGCTATGTTTGATATAAAGCTTCGTCTAGCTCATGGCAATAATGCAGTACCTACATCAGCATCAAGTTCAGGTCTTACTCTTACAATAAACAATCTCATCATTGAAAACGAAGATGGTAAGGCAAGTGAAGATATAGATAAGATATATCTTCATCACTGCTTTGATAAAAGTATATATGAGAGTATATCTTTAGTAAAAAATGAAGACTCAGATATCAAGAACTCATATACAGCTACATTTAATATCCCAATAGATAAAGAGAATAAAGGAGATACTAAATTTATACTTTATTCAAGTGATCTAAGTAAAGTTTATAGCACTAAAGATATTCATGCTCACTCTGATACAGCTGTAATATCTTTAGGATATCAAGATAAGAGTAGCTCTAACTTTTGCTATAGCAATAAGGTTTCGTTAAGAGATATAACAGATCATATAACAAATGTAATCTCTGATAGTGAGTATCCATTTAAGACAAATGAGCCAATAAGCTTAAAGGCTATATATAAACAAGAAAAAGGTAGTAAGAGATATAAAGAGATACTTTGGGGATATAAGGTCATAAAAAGTAAAGAGTATGATGAACTATCCAAATCAAATCCAAAAGATGTAGTAGTCTTAAAAGATCAAAAAGGTAAAGAGATAACATTTAAAATTTCAGATGTTATACAAAAAAATGATCTAGACAAGCTAAAACAAGGTGGTCATACTATAGTATTTTTTGCATATCTTGAAGGTGATAAGGATAAATTTAAGTTTTATACAAGATATGGCAAAAATCATATAAGACTAGATATAAAGATACCTTTATATATTGGATTTAGTAATGATAAGCTAGTTATATATGAGTTTGAGCATGCTATAAAAGAGAAGGCATTTGATGCTAAATTAAATCTTAGTGATAATAAAGACGATGCTTTAATAAAAAATGATAATTACTTATATATAAGTAAAAATATCTCTTCAAATGAGATAAATATCTATGAAGACGACAAGCTAAGCAAAGAGCTAAAAAGTGATAAGAATACAAATAAGAGCTATCAAATTTATGCAAAAGAAGAGAGCTCTAATAATCAGTCTAATGCAGATAAAGATAATAAGCTTGGTATAAATTTATTAAGCAAAGAGAATATGGATAAATTTATTAACTCTTTTAATGAATCAAAGAGTTTAACTAGAGTAAATAAAGGTATGTGGGAAGATGGGGATAAAGAAGTCTTAGTAAAAGTAGAGATGGGCAATGAGATAGTTTTTCCACTAAAAATCAAGCCTTTAAATAATAGAGGTATGGAATATGACTGGACGCTTATGTTGGGAGACAAGGGCGAGAGCCAAGCAATATTTGGCAGAAATAGAAACAATGGCAAAAGACAACACGCCGCAAGAGATCTATATACAGATATGCCTTTTAAAAAGAATGTAGACATAAAAACATTTAAGTCAGATGTAGAGATAGTATCTATAGCTGATGGCGAAGTAATAAAGACTGGTAATTTTTACTGTAAAACCGATCACATAACGATACAATACGACACAGTAGAATTTGGTAGCTTTATAATAAGATATGGCGAGGTTGATCCTTCAAGAGTAAAAGTAAAAGCGGGTGATATGGTACGAAAAGGTCAGGTTATAGGATATTCTGGACTAATGATTGATAACGGTGATCACCCAAATATAGTTGATAAAAAAATAGTAACCATGCTTCACTTTGAGTACTTTACAAATGGAGCCAACAAAGATGATCCTTTAACTGTCACTAATGATTCGAACAATAAATTTAAAAGACGTAAGGATCTAGCAGACCCACTGGAAATACTAAAGGAAGGATACAAAAATACTTTTGGAGAAATATTATGA
- the mraY gene encoding phospho-N-acetylmuramoyl-pentapeptide-transferase, with translation MFYYIYEILNFNIFQYITVRAGIAFFIAFILTAYLMPKFIAWAKAKNAAQPIYELAPQTHQKKAKTPTMGGLVFVFTAVLSTIICARLDNVFVLTSLFCLVCFTLLGYKDDYSKILGAKNHAGLSPKAKLFFQFLIAFVISVFLYASHELSTEFYLPFFKQPILDLKIFAIFFWTLVIVAASNSVNLTDGLDGLATVPSIFSLLTLGVFAYICGHAVFSSYLLLPKIIGVGESVVVSSALIGSLMGFLWFNCHPAEVFMGDSGSLSVGAYIGFMGVATKNEILLIIIGLIFVVETLSVILQVGSFKIFKRRIFLMAPIHHHFEIKGWAENKIIVRFWIIALLANLIALTALKIR, from the coding sequence ATGTTTTACTATATCTACGAAATTTTAAATTTTAACATCTTTCAGTATATCACCGTTCGCGCTGGCATCGCGTTTTTCATAGCATTTATCTTGACAGCTTATCTGATGCCTAAATTTATCGCCTGGGCAAAGGCAAAAAACGCCGCCCAGCCTATCTACGAGCTTGCCCCACAAACTCACCAAAAAAAGGCCAAAACGCCGACCATGGGCGGACTTGTTTTTGTCTTTACAGCCGTACTTTCCACGATAATTTGCGCAAGGCTTGATAACGTATTTGTCTTAACATCTCTCTTTTGCCTAGTTTGCTTTACACTGCTTGGCTACAAGGACGATTACAGTAAAATTTTAGGAGCAAAAAACCACGCCGGCCTAAGCCCAAAAGCAAAGCTTTTTTTTCAGTTTTTAATAGCCTTTGTAATTTCTGTTTTTTTATATGCAAGTCACGAGCTTAGCACCGAGTTTTATCTACCTTTTTTTAAGCAACCTATTTTAGATTTAAAAATTTTTGCCATTTTCTTTTGGACACTGGTCATAGTCGCTGCTTCAAATTCAGTAAATTTAACAGACGGGCTTGACGGGCTAGCTACTGTGCCATCGATATTTTCACTTTTAACACTTGGCGTTTTTGCTTATATCTGCGGACACGCTGTCTTTAGCTCATATTTACTCTTGCCAAAGATCATAGGCGTTGGTGAAAGCGTTGTTGTCTCTTCAGCCCTAATTGGCTCATTGATGGGCTTTTTGTGGTTTAACTGCCATCCAGCTGAAGTCTTTATGGGCGATAGCGGTAGCTTAAGCGTTGGAGCATATATCGGTTTTATGGGTGTTGCGACAAAAAACGAAATTTTACTCATCATCATCGGTCTTATCTTTGTCGTTGAGACCCTAAGCGTCATCTTGCAAGTGGGAAGCTTTAAAATTTTCAAACGCAGAATTTTTCTCATGGCGCCTATACATCACCATTTTGAGATAAAAGGCTGGGCGGAAAATAAGATCATCGTGCGCTTTTGGATCATCGCACTTTTAGCGAACCTAATCGCACTAACTGCGCTAAAGATCAGATAA
- the fliR gene encoding flagellar biosynthetic protein FliR: MELVEFFGADKVITFMLLFARLSGLIVFFPFFSHNQIPLSVKTLLVFALCVVLFPLSHAHEHAINFLIIEILSEAMLGLCAGLLLNIVFAILQMAGEQISMIMGFSMASVLDPQTGTNSPVIANILNFIALLAFLMLDGHHLILQFYSTSLSAIPLGDFYPRSGVMSYALKLFGNLFMFGFVLAFPIIALSILSDAIFGMLMKTMPQFNLLVVGYPIKVSIGFSVLIAILAGIIKIITDMMVQILNDMPALFF; this comes from the coding sequence ATGGAGCTAGTCGAGTTTTTTGGAGCTGATAAAGTCATAACCTTTATGCTTCTTTTTGCACGTCTTAGTGGGCTTATTGTATTTTTTCCATTTTTTTCTCACAATCAAATCCCGCTTAGCGTAAAAACTTTGCTAGTTTTTGCTCTTTGTGTTGTACTTTTTCCGCTCTCACATGCTCATGAGCATGCTATAAATTTTTTGATTATAGAAATTTTAAGTGAGGCTATGCTCGGACTTTGTGCTGGGCTTTTGCTAAATATCGTTTTTGCCATACTTCAAATGGCTGGCGAGCAGATCTCGATGATTATGGGTTTTTCGATGGCTTCAGTGCTTGATCCGCAAACTGGTACAAATTCGCCAGTGATCGCAAATATTCTAAATTTCATCGCGCTTCTTGCATTTTTGATGCTTGATGGACACCATTTGATATTACAGTTTTATTCCACTTCACTTTCTGCTATACCGCTTGGAGATTTTTATCCAAGAAGTGGTGTGATGAGCTACGCCCTAAAGCTTTTTGGCAATCTTTTTATGTTTGGATTTGTTCTGGCTTTTCCTATCATCGCACTTTCTATACTTTCAGATGCTATTTTTGGCATGCTTATGAAAACTATGCCACAATTTAACCTATTAGTTGTTGGCTATCCTATTAAGGTAAGTATCGGTTTTTCGGTTTTGATAGCTATTTTAGCCGGCATTATAAAAATCATAACTGATATGATGGTGCAGATTTTAAACGATATGCCAGCACTATTTTTTTAA
- the gpmI gene encoding 2,3-bisphosphoglycerate-independent phosphoglycerate mutase, with the protein MAQKTILIITDGIGFNKNGKFNAFEAAKKPNYDKFFKEIPNSLIKTSGNAVGLPEGQMGNSEVGHMCIGSGRVLYQNLVKISRSFADGSLAENEALKDLFKKCKRVHVIGLYSDGGVHSHMEHFDGMCELVSKSGCEVFAHAITDGRDVSPNSGLNFIKSLEAKFKVATVCGRFYAMDRDKRWERVKEAYDSLVNGANLSSLSPSEYLQKSYDEGVTDEFVKPASFNGFKGIGEDDGVIVINFRNDRAREICQALGEEKFSEFERPFAIKNLITMTEYDANFKFEVLFKNEKIKNTLSEVIAAAGLRQLHTAETEKYAHVTFFFNGGVEELASNETRVLIPSPKVKTYDEKPEMSAVEVCKAVLKGMDDEQDFIVVNFANGDMVGHTGNYEAAIKAVEAVDTALGEIYAKAKEKNYAMIITSDHGNCEEMRDSSGELLTNHTTYDVFCFVMADGVKKVKNGGLNNIAPSVLKIMGLEIPAEMDEALI; encoded by the coding sequence ATGGCTCAAAAAACTATACTTATAATAACCGATGGCATTGGGTTTAACAAAAATGGCAAATTTAATGCATTTGAGGCGGCCAAAAAGCCAAACTACGATAAATTTTTTAAAGAAATTCCAAACTCACTTATAAAAACTTCTGGAAACGCTGTGGGACTACCAGAGGGGCAGATGGGAAACAGCGAAGTAGGGCATATGTGCATAGGAAGCGGACGAGTTTTATATCAAAATTTGGTCAAAATTTCACGCAGTTTTGCTGATGGCTCGTTAGCAGAAAATGAAGCACTGAAAGATCTTTTTAAAAAGTGCAAAAGAGTTCACGTTATAGGGCTTTATAGCGACGGCGGCGTGCACTCTCACATGGAGCATTTTGATGGTATGTGCGAGCTTGTTAGCAAAAGTGGCTGCGAAGTTTTTGCTCACGCTATCACCGACGGACGCGACGTTAGCCCAAATAGCGGTCTAAATTTTATAAAAAGCTTAGAGGCCAAATTTAAGGTAGCAACCGTTTGTGGGAGATTTTACGCGATGGATAGAGATAAACGCTGGGAGCGCGTAAAAGAGGCTTATGATAGCTTGGTAAATGGAGCAAATTTAAGCAGCTTATCGCCTAGCGAATATCTACAAAAAAGCTACGATGAGGGAGTGACAGATGAGTTTGTAAAGCCAGCAAGCTTTAATGGCTTTAAAGGCATAGGCGAAGATGACGGCGTGATTGTAATAAATTTTAGAAATGATAGGGCAAGAGAAATTTGCCAGGCTCTGGGCGAGGAGAAATTTAGCGAGTTTGAGCGCCCTTTTGCTATCAAAAATTTAATCACCATGACCGAATACGACGCAAATTTTAAATTTGAAGTGCTATTTAAAAATGAAAAGATAAAAAACACCCTAAGTGAGGTCATAGCAGCGGCTGGGTTAAGGCAGCTTCACACGGCTGAGACTGAAAAATACGCCCACGTAACATTTTTCTTTAATGGCGGCGTCGAGGAGCTAGCCAGCAACGAAACGAGGGTGCTCATCCCTAGTCCAAAGGTAAAGACCTACGACGAAAAGCCAGAGATGAGTGCGGTAGAGGTTTGCAAAGCCGTGCTAAAAGGTATGGATGACGAGCAAGACTTCATCGTGGTAAATTTCGCAAATGGCGATATGGTAGGGCACACTGGAAATTACGAGGCCGCTATAAAAGCAGTTGAGGCAGTAGATACGGCTCTTGGAGAAATTTACGCTAAAGCAAAAGAGAAAAACTATGCGATGATCATCACGAGCGATCACGGAAACTGCGAAGAGATGCGTGATAGTAGTGGTGAGCTACTGACAAACCACACGACTTATGATGTCTTTTGTTTTGTGATGGCTGATGGCGTAAAAAAAGTAAAAAACGGCGGTCTAAATAATATCGCTCCTAGTGTTTTAAAGATCATGGGGCTTGAAATTCCAGCTGAGATGGACGAGGCGTTAATATAA